Proteins from one Arthrobacter sp. Soc17.1.1.1 genomic window:
- a CDS encoding metal-dependent hydrolase yields the protein MMGAHHAACGAAAWVAATTRIDVHPGRLLPVLPDTVTLGLGLLDVSPVGVVTGALVTAGSALLPDADHHSATIAHSLPPLSNLLCAGIGAVSGGHRRGTHSLLGVAAFVAVAFVAGLWTVETADFGTIYPGAGLLTVLLVSFAAKALKIIPDSMRRSPWAVGLTAGAFVTAFAPEEQFWFPLAVGIGVVAHILGDMLTTGGCNPVYPFRLRRPRSLAKVPVVAQVWRPNGNIAVPVLGNAGSLREWCLLVPISLYAVCGMGWAIAHFDDGAMVVARVAGAG from the coding sequence ATGATGGGCGCCCACCATGCTGCCTGCGGCGCCGCCGCCTGGGTAGCCGCCACCACCCGGATCGACGTGCACCCGGGCCGGCTGCTGCCCGTCCTGCCCGACACCGTCACCCTCGGCCTCGGGCTGCTGGACGTCAGCCCCGTCGGCGTCGTCACCGGCGCCCTCGTCACCGCGGGTTCCGCGCTGCTGCCCGACGCCGACCACCACAGCGCCACGATCGCGCACTCCCTGCCGCCGCTGTCCAACCTGCTGTGCGCCGGGATCGGGGCCGTCTCGGGAGGGCACCGGCGCGGCACGCATTCGCTGCTCGGTGTCGCCGCATTCGTCGCCGTCGCGTTCGTCGCCGGCCTGTGGACCGTCGAGACGGCGGACTTCGGCACCATCTACCCGGGCGCCGGCCTGCTCACGGTGCTGCTCGTCTCCTTCGCGGCCAAGGCCCTGAAGATCATCCCGGACAGCATGCGGCGCTCACCCTGGGCTGTCGGCCTGACCGCGGGCGCGTTCGTCACGGCGTTCGCGCCCGAGGAGCAGTTCTGGTTCCCGCTCGCCGTGGGTATCGGCGTCGTCGCGCACATCCTCGGCGACATGCTGACCACCGGCGGCTGCAATCCCGTGTACCCGTTCCGGCTCCGCAGGCCCCGCAGCCTGGCGAAGGTGCCGGTGGTCGCCCAGGTCTGGCGGCCCAACGGCAACATCGCCGTGCCCGTGCTCGGCAACGCCGGTTCCCTGCGTGAATGGTGCCTCCTCGTGCCGATCTCCCTGTATGCCGTCTGCGGCATGGGCTGGGCCATCGCGCACTTCGACGACGGCGCGATGGTGGTGGCGCGCGTGGCGGGAGCCGGCTGA
- a CDS encoding MsnO8 family LLM class oxidoreductase, translated as MTSLFAGVSLLDRAQSRLGSPEERTLQDVIVRARRAERLGFRRFWVAEHHGVPGIAGSAPAVLAAAVLSATTTIRVGTGGIMLPNHQPLVVAEQAATLAALSGGRFDLGIGRSLGFTQAVRAALRTGKEEADRFGEDIAELLAFLGGTAPITARPQDGGRTPVFVLATGRGVDLAAEAGLAVVLGGPALFRDSQPALDRYRASFRPSAWWDAPHVTASLNVAVAGTTAAARRLLLPEARALAVSRTRGYFPPLEAADGPLSAREEGLVGESLATAVYGTAPEVERQLAELKDRTGVDELLVSGGAFDLEAQAASDEMLAALTLR; from the coding sequence ATGACCTCCCTCTTCGCCGGCGTGTCCCTCCTCGACCGCGCCCAGTCACGTCTCGGCTCTCCCGAGGAACGGACGCTGCAGGACGTCATCGTGCGGGCCCGCCGCGCCGAGCGGCTCGGTTTCCGGCGGTTCTGGGTCGCGGAGCACCACGGCGTGCCCGGCATCGCGGGATCGGCGCCCGCCGTGCTCGCGGCCGCCGTCCTCTCGGCCACGACGACGATCCGCGTGGGCACGGGCGGCATCATGCTGCCGAACCATCAGCCGCTGGTCGTGGCCGAGCAGGCCGCGACGCTGGCCGCCCTGTCCGGCGGGCGCTTCGACCTCGGGATCGGCCGGTCGCTCGGGTTCACGCAGGCGGTCCGGGCTGCGCTGCGGACCGGGAAGGAGGAGGCGGACCGCTTCGGGGAGGACATCGCCGAGCTGCTCGCCTTCCTCGGCGGCACCGCGCCCATCACGGCCCGCCCGCAGGACGGCGGCCGCACGCCCGTCTTCGTCCTCGCCACGGGGCGGGGCGTGGACCTCGCCGCGGAGGCCGGACTCGCCGTCGTGCTCGGCGGGCCCGCGCTGTTCCGTGACAGCCAGCCCGCCCTCGACCGCTACCGCGCCTCCTTCCGCCCGTCGGCGTGGTGGGACGCCCCGCACGTCACGGCGTCGCTGAACGTGGCCGTCGCGGGCACGACGGCGGCGGCGCGGCGGCTGCTCCTGCCCGAGGCCCGCGCGCTCGCCGTCTCCCGGACACGGGGGTACTTCCCGCCGCTCGAGGCCGCCGACGGACCGCTGTCCGCGCGGGAGGAGGGTCTCGTCGGGGAATCGCTCGCCACGGCCGTGTACGGTACCGCCCCTGAGGTCGAGCGACAGCTCGCCGAGCTGAAGGACCGCACGGGGGTCGATGAGTTGCTCGTCAGCGGCGGGGCGTTCGACCTCGAGGCGCAGGCCGCCTCCGACGAGATGCTGGCCGCGCTGACCCTCCGCTGA
- a CDS encoding PRC and DUF2382 domain-containing protein, with the protein MLTLHDLEPLLGHRSAVVTDQGDRVGTVGEVFLDHATDTPAWITVHTGLFGTRESFVPLDGAAVDDGRLVVAYPRDLIRHAPSTERDGGLSPEDESALFRHYGLETRTTATTATTPAGDDPALHEGRDDDGEPWMVRSEERLRVGTETYEAARVRLRKHVVTEEAAVRVPVQREELRIEREPVTRADAASGDSLFQEEIVEFVGHEEHAVLVGKETVPVERVRLGKATVTGRTTVREQVRKERIAGSVDGEAIPDLDAGTRGSGGRGRRAAGSAGGGPAAEDSTRITTNSPNPLLKGRNRRR; encoded by the coding sequence ATGCTCACCCTGCACGATCTCGAACCCCTTCTCGGCCATCGCAGCGCCGTCGTCACGGACCAGGGGGACAGGGTGGGCACAGTGGGCGAGGTGTTCCTGGACCACGCCACCGATACGCCGGCCTGGATCACCGTGCACACCGGCCTCTTCGGCACCAGGGAGTCCTTCGTGCCGCTGGATGGCGCCGCCGTGGACGACGGCCGGCTCGTCGTCGCCTACCCGCGGGACCTCATCCGGCACGCCCCGTCGACCGAGCGCGACGGCGGGCTGAGCCCGGAGGACGAGAGCGCGCTGTTCCGCCACTACGGGCTGGAGACGAGGACGACGGCGACGACGGCGACGACGCCGGCGGGTGACGACCCTGCGCTGCACGAGGGGCGCGACGACGACGGCGAACCGTGGATGGTCCGCTCGGAGGAACGGCTCCGCGTCGGGACGGAGACGTACGAGGCGGCCCGTGTCCGGCTGCGGAAGCACGTCGTCACCGAGGAGGCCGCGGTGCGGGTGCCGGTCCAGCGGGAGGAGCTGCGGATCGAGCGCGAGCCCGTGACGAGGGCCGATGCAGCCTCCGGTGACTCGCTGTTCCAGGAGGAGATCGTCGAGTTCGTGGGTCACGAGGAGCATGCCGTGCTGGTGGGCAAGGAGACCGTGCCCGTGGAACGCGTCCGGCTGGGCAAGGCCACCGTCACCGGCAGGACGACCGTGCGGGAGCAGGTGCGGAAGGAGCGCATCGCCGGCAGCGTGGACGGCGAGGCGATACCCGATCTCGACGCCGGCACCCGCGGCTCCGGGGGCCGCGGTCGGCGCGCGGCCGGCAGCGCAGGCGGCGGACCGGCAGCGGAGGACTCCACAAGGATCACCACCAACAGCCCCAACCCGCTCCTCAAGGGCAGGAACAGGCGGCGCTGA
- a CDS encoding D-cysteine desulfhydrase family protein: MTDPIVRPAGTPVRAGLGSWPTPLEPAPRLSSALGLDSGDLWIKRDDLIGLGGGGNKVRKLEWTAGTALAEGADVLVTSGAAQSNHARLTAAAGARLGIDVVLVLTGEPAPAGNIALDALLGATVHWCGDVGDEELAARVQDVADGLSAQGRRPTVIPFGGSNALGATGYRTAGEELLDQDPAVQEVVVAVGSGGTMAGLVASLGAGRVLGVDTGAMSEPAPAVARMVAELTGQPADAAGLRIDGSLLGTGYGSVTDAVLEAMHLAARTEALVLDPTYTARAMAGLLRAVRQGELVRGRRVVFWHTGGLPGLLGHTTALERIMAG, from the coding sequence ATGACGGATCCGATCGTCCGGCCTGCGGGCACCCCTGTCCGGGCGGGCCTGGGGTCCTGGCCCACGCCGCTGGAACCCGCGCCCCGCCTCTCGTCCGCGCTCGGCCTCGATTCCGGGGACCTCTGGATCAAGCGTGACGATCTCATCGGCCTCGGCGGTGGCGGCAACAAGGTGCGCAAGCTCGAGTGGACCGCCGGGACCGCGCTGGCGGAGGGCGCCGACGTGCTGGTCACGAGTGGGGCGGCCCAGAGCAACCACGCCCGCCTGACGGCTGCTGCGGGCGCCCGGCTCGGGATCGACGTCGTCCTCGTGCTGACGGGGGAGCCTGCGCCCGCCGGCAACATCGCCCTCGACGCCCTGCTCGGCGCCACCGTGCACTGGTGCGGCGACGTCGGGGACGAGGAGCTCGCCGCCCGGGTGCAGGACGTCGCGGACGGGCTGTCCGCGCAGGGCCGACGTCCCACGGTCATCCCCTTCGGCGGGTCGAACGCCCTCGGTGCCACCGGCTACCGGACGGCGGGCGAGGAGCTCCTGGACCAGGATCCCGCCGTGCAGGAGGTCGTGGTGGCGGTCGGTTCGGGCGGGACCATGGCAGGCCTCGTTGCGTCGCTCGGCGCCGGACGCGTCCTCGGGGTGGACACCGGGGCGATGTCCGAGCCGGCCCCGGCCGTCGCCCGGATGGTCGCGGAGCTGACCGGACAGCCCGCGGACGCCGCGGGCCTGCGGATCGACGGGAGCCTGCTCGGGACCGGCTACGGCTCCGTGACGGACGCCGTCCTCGAGGCCATGCATCTCGCCGCCCGCACCGAGGCCCTCGTCCTCGATCCCACCTACACGGCGCGTGCCATGGCCGGGCTCCTGCGCGCGGTCCGGCAGGGCGAGCTGGTCCGCGGCCGGCGCGTCGTGTTCTGGCACACCGGAGGGCTGCCCGGCCTGCTGGGACACACGACGGCGCTCGAGAGGATCATGGCCGGATGA
- a CDS encoding aminotransferase class V-fold PLP-dependent enzyme — protein sequence MSTTERDAAAFASYQASFTEAPGYLNFASFGPPSRAVRERVTHLLEIAGEGGDAGETLHGEDLRAREAFARLSGFPLEDVGLTASTSLGLFQVAFGLTGGSVLVSAGEFPANTYPWLRTSAAGRARVELVGGPGTLMTPDVVARGLTDDTVAVSVSAVDFRTGYRADLAGIRGAIGPDRLLVVDGIQGFGVADVEWTLADVLVAGAQKWIRAGWGVAAFAASPRALERIDPLLTGWTGVTASRRYDGEEHPPLPGAQRFSISNLSPYATGGLAEALALIESVGVPAIEGIIATHAQALVEQLDTAGVEVLSPRERADSAGIVVAGIPGRAAEAHAALADAGITATLHGEDRIRFSVHATTRSEVLGEAAKVLAPFA from the coding sequence ATGAGCACCACCGAGCGCGACGCCGCGGCCTTCGCGTCCTATCAGGCATCCTTCACCGAGGCGCCCGGGTACCTGAACTTCGCGAGCTTCGGCCCGCCGTCGCGTGCCGTCCGCGAGCGGGTCACGCACCTCCTGGAGATCGCCGGCGAAGGGGGCGACGCGGGCGAGACCCTGCACGGGGAGGACCTCCGCGCCCGGGAGGCCTTCGCGCGGCTCAGCGGATTCCCCCTCGAGGACGTCGGCCTGACCGCCAGCACCTCGCTCGGGCTGTTCCAGGTGGCGTTCGGCCTGACCGGCGGATCGGTGCTCGTCAGCGCCGGGGAGTTCCCGGCCAACACCTATCCCTGGCTGCGCACCAGCGCCGCGGGACGGGCGCGCGTGGAGCTGGTCGGCGGACCCGGCACCCTGATGACGCCCGACGTCGTCGCCCGCGGACTCACGGACGACACCGTCGCGGTGAGTGTCAGCGCCGTCGACTTCCGCACCGGCTACCGCGCCGACCTCGCGGGGATCCGTGGAGCGATCGGACCCGACCGGCTGCTGGTGGTCGACGGCATCCAGGGCTTCGGCGTCGCGGACGTGGAGTGGACGCTCGCCGACGTGCTCGTCGCCGGGGCGCAGAAGTGGATCCGCGCCGGCTGGGGCGTCGCGGCGTTCGCCGCCTCCCCGCGGGCCCTCGAGCGGATCGACCCGCTGCTCACCGGATGGACGGGCGTCACGGCGTCCCGCCGGTACGACGGCGAGGAGCACCCACCGCTGCCCGGAGCGCAGCGCTTCTCCATCTCGAACCTCTCGCCGTATGCGACCGGGGGCCTCGCGGAGGCCCTCGCCCTGATCGAGTCGGTGGGCGTGCCGGCGATCGAGGGCATCATCGCCACCCACGCCCAGGCGCTCGTCGAGCAGCTCGATACCGCGGGGGTGGAGGTCCTCTCGCCGCGGGAGCGCGCGGACAGTGCGGGGATCGTGGTGGCAGGCATCCCCGGGCGGGCGGCCGAGGCGCACGCGGCGCTGGCCGATGCCGGCATCACCGCGACGCTGCACGGGGAGGACCGCATCCGCTTCTCCGTCCATGCGACCACGCGCTCCGAGGTGCTCGGCGAGGCCGCGAAGGTCCTGGCGCCGTTCGCCTGA
- a CDS encoding immune inhibitor A domain-containing protein — MNLTTRPRGLRCAMALAVTTAVVLAPVSAQATTGIAADSPTAASSSTSSPSADGAAQKLDDRSDPAAEERRDLNQQGVEKVISGEAKVEDRNGSKAVKVAPGQWAQYGLQDSDQILSFLVDFGDKVDPRFPGSAPGPTHGAIKEPNRAVDNSTYWSDTFDREHYLDMFFGTEGESLKGVYEEMSSGRYTVDGDVSDWVTVPYTSASYGETESQADMTRFVQDTANAWYDAQIAGGKTAAEIDAYLAGFDQWDRYDFDKDGDFDEADGYIDHFQAIHAGEGEEAGAASSAIWSHRWAVGQAGRGTAGPAANPFGGIKIGKSDVWIRDYTTEPENGGLGVFAHEYGHDLGLPDLYDTSGGENGTGFWTLMSSGSWLGHGDGSIGTTPNHMGAWEKLQLGWLDYDVATTGVKSTHKIGPSFHATKAPQAVVVNLPKDAAGNNRFYIAENRVYAGYDATLATGPYNFGWGVTSPDTVEHYKYQDGLSITYWNTAQANNNTRQHPGAGLALPVDAHPKALTWSDGTALRNRIQSFDATFGKEATDPLSLHRETAAGMTTATVPSQPGVAVFDDTNPNAYYDATNPQGSVVVAGTGTKIEVVQSNSTGMLTLQVR, encoded by the coding sequence TTGAATCTCACCACTCGTCCCCGGGGGCTGCGGTGCGCGATGGCGCTCGCCGTGACCACCGCCGTCGTGCTCGCTCCCGTGAGCGCGCAGGCCACTACCGGCATCGCGGCGGACTCGCCGACCGCGGCGTCGTCGTCCACGTCCTCGCCCAGCGCCGACGGCGCGGCGCAGAAGCTCGATGACCGCTCCGATCCTGCGGCCGAGGAGCGCCGCGACCTCAACCAGCAGGGCGTGGAGAAGGTCATCTCCGGCGAGGCGAAGGTCGAGGACCGCAACGGTTCCAAGGCCGTCAAGGTCGCTCCCGGCCAGTGGGCGCAGTACGGCCTGCAGGACAGCGACCAGATCCTGTCCTTCCTCGTCGACTTCGGCGACAAGGTGGACCCCCGCTTCCCCGGCTCCGCCCCGGGCCCCACGCACGGCGCGATCAAGGAGCCGAACCGCGCGGTGGACAACTCCACCTACTGGTCCGACACCTTCGACCGCGAGCACTACCTCGACATGTTCTTCGGCACGGAGGGCGAGTCGCTGAAGGGCGTCTACGAGGAGATGTCGAGCGGCCGGTACACGGTCGACGGCGACGTCAGCGACTGGGTGACCGTCCCCTACACCTCGGCCAGCTACGGCGAGACCGAGAGCCAGGCGGACATGACCCGCTTCGTGCAGGACACCGCCAACGCCTGGTACGACGCCCAGATCGCGGGCGGCAAGACCGCAGCCGAGATCGACGCATACCTCGCGGGCTTCGACCAGTGGGACCGCTACGACTTCGACAAGGACGGCGACTTCGACGAGGCCGACGGCTACATCGACCACTTCCAGGCCATCCACGCCGGTGAGGGCGAGGAGGCCGGCGCGGCGTCATCGGCCATCTGGTCGCACCGCTGGGCGGTCGGCCAGGCGGGACGCGGCACTGCCGGTCCCGCTGCCAACCCCTTCGGCGGCATCAAGATCGGCAAGTCGGACGTGTGGATCCGCGACTACACCACGGAGCCCGAGAACGGCGGTCTCGGTGTCTTCGCGCACGAGTACGGCCACGACCTCGGCCTGCCCGACCTGTACGACACGAGCGGCGGCGAGAACGGCACCGGCTTCTGGACGCTCATGAGCTCCGGTTCATGGCTCGGCCACGGTGACGGATCGATCGGCACCACGCCCAACCACATGGGCGCCTGGGAGAAGCTGCAGCTCGGCTGGCTGGATTACGACGTCGCCACGACCGGCGTGAAGTCGACCCACAAGATCGGCCCCTCGTTCCACGCGACCAAGGCCCCGCAGGCCGTCGTCGTGAACCTGCCGAAGGACGCCGCCGGCAACAACCGCTTCTACATCGCCGAGAACCGGGTGTACGCGGGCTACGACGCCACGCTCGCCACCGGTCCGTACAACTTCGGCTGGGGCGTCACCAGCCCCGACACCGTGGAGCACTACAAGTACCAGGACGGCCTGAGCATCACGTACTGGAACACCGCGCAGGCCAACAACAACACGCGCCAGCACCCCGGCGCCGGCCTGGCCCTGCCCGTGGACGCCCACCCCAAGGCCCTCACCTGGTCCGACGGCACCGCGCTCCGCAACCGCATCCAGAGCTTCGACGCCACCTTCGGCAAGGAGGCCACCGATCCGCTGAGCCTGCACCGTGAGACGGCTGCGGGCATGACGACGGCCACCGTGCCGTCGCAGCCCGGCGTCGCCGTCTTCGACGACACCAACCCCAACGCCTACTACGACGCCACGAACCCGCAGGGTTCCGTCGTCGTCGCCGGGACCGGGACGAAGATCGAAGTGGTGCAGTCCAACTCGACGGGAATGCTCACCCTGCAGGTCCGCTAG
- a CDS encoding GtrA family protein: MSGALQRLGSFTIVGTIAFIVDISVYNILASGFGIGPITSKVASVTLATGVSWLGSHYVTFRQFAGRPKREEAVLFGLTNLVGLGIAAACLFVSHYALGLTSPLANNISGNVVGVLLGNVFRYLAYRFFVFRPSAVEPA, encoded by the coding sequence ATGAGTGGAGCGCTGCAGCGCCTCGGCTCCTTCACGATCGTGGGGACGATCGCGTTCATCGTCGACATCTCGGTCTACAACATCCTCGCCTCGGGCTTCGGCATCGGGCCGATCACGTCGAAGGTGGCCTCCGTGACCCTGGCCACCGGGGTCTCCTGGCTGGGCAGCCACTACGTCACCTTCCGCCAGTTCGCCGGTCGCCCGAAACGCGAGGAGGCCGTCCTGTTCGGCCTGACGAACCTCGTGGGCCTCGGCATCGCGGCCGCGTGCCTCTTCGTCTCGCACTACGCCCTCGGACTCACGAGCCCGCTGGCGAACAACATCTCCGGGAACGTCGTGGGTGTCCTGCTCGGCAACGTGTTCCGCTACCTCGCCTACCGCTTCTTCGTCTTCCGCCCGTCGGCCGTCGAACCCGCCTGA